Genomic window (Marmota flaviventris isolate mMarFla1 chromosome X, mMarFla1.hap1, whole genome shotgun sequence):
CTCTGTCAGCAAAAGGCACGGCTGGTGTCATTGCTGGGTTGAAAATCACTTCAATGTATTCGCCCTCTGGCACATTAGCATTGCTACCTGTAGCATTGGGAGGAAGAGGACGAAGTGGCCACCTAGCACCATCCAGAGATAGGGGGTTGGCACCTGGTATAGCTCTTAAGAGATCTGAGAGGCGGCTTGCTGGATTTGGAAATGGCACTCCGAATTCAATATTCACATAATTAGAAAAGGCTGGCCGTCTGGGGTTGGCAATTATGCCCCATGAATCTGGCAGTCCTTGAGCACAGGGGACTGACATATTGCTATCTCTTTTAGTGAAGTCAATGTTGACGTTGTCACTAGAGCTGTCAGCTTCTCTCTGCTCCTGTGTGGGCTTTTGTGGTTTGggcttgattttatttccttttatcatGAAAGAGAGCCGGTTAGGTCTCTTAGCCTTCTCCTTTGGGGGGCCATCATCTAAAGGCTTTGAAGGTGACTCCCCATCTCTAGGCTTTGAGAATGACCCCTCAGCTGAAGGCTTTGCAGGTGCATCTTTGGGGCCCCAGTTAGATGAGGCTTCCTTGTCAAGGCCCCTCCCCAGGAACTTTCCAGGTAACATTGGTACATACTCACTGTGGTCACTCTGTCCCAGGGGTGAGCTCTGAAAAGGATTTGGCAGCGAGAAGTAGGAGCTCCAACTTTTGGATGAAGAGCCACCCTGAGGATTTCTGGGGTTTTTTGGAATTGCACCAGCGCCAGGCGCCATAAACATGTAGTCACTGTCACTGTCATTGTCCTTTGAGTCATCCTCTTTGTTAGGATCAGGTGCTTTGGGAGGACTAGGGGCAGGTGGTGGGCTCACTCTAGGAAACATCATCATGTATCCTCTTGAATCTTCAAAAGGTGATTGAGAGTGGCGCTTTTTTGAAGCAGAGACATTTTGAGGAGCCATTGGCATATAATCACTGGAGCTTGCAAGAGGGGCAGCCACCCCTGGCCTCATTGGCACATATGggtcatcttcatcttcatcaaAAGCTCTGGCTCTGTGGGGACCACGAGCTGCACCTTCTAAAGTCTCTGTGTCTCTCACCTCTTTggcttctttgctttcttttgtggCTCCTCTGTCAGCACAAAAATAAAGGCGGAATCTTCCCCCAGACTTCCCTTTTCCACTAGTTGTTCcggctggtgggggtgggggtgggggtgggggtgggggcggaaTTTGCTGTTGCTTGCTTTGAGTTAATTTGCCAAAGTAGGATCTTTTCTTCAGAGATTTTCCAAGGTCACCATCACCATCTGAGCTTTTCCCACTTCCTGAGCCTTTGCCGCCTCCAGAGTTCTTGCCACCACCTGTGCCATGGCCATCTCCCGGTCCCTGGCCACCACCTGAGCCAGGCCCGCCTCCAGGTCTCTGGCCACCACCTGAACCATGACCACCTGAGGTGCCCTGACCATCTCCTGAACACTGGTTTCCTCCACCACTCTGGCCTCCTGAGCCCTGGCCGCCACTTGAGCCCTGGCCGCCTCCAGATCCCTGCCTCCCACCTGAGCACTGGTTTCCTCTTGAGCTCTGGCTACTGGAGCCTTGGCCACTTGAGCCCTGGCCACCTCCTGAGCCCCGGCCATTTCCTGAACCCCAGTTGTTCATGGGCATGTAGTCGCCTTCACTTCCTTCCTGACTCTCTTTGacctctttcccttttctcccaGAGTTGCCAGAGTTGGAGCCAGAGGCTTCACAAGCTCTGTTATTGGGGTCTTCTTCAGGGTGAGGGGCACGTACCGGGCTGGGCGCTAAGCGGCGTAAAAAGCTGGCTGGCACTGAAACCGCTCTCCTAGACCTGCGCCCTCTGGGCAGGTGCAGCCTTCCTTGCCTGGAGGGATGCAGAGGCTCGCTGGGTGTTACGTAGCGCCTGGTGAAAAGCATCTCATCTTCTCCATCACCAATGGACCTAAGGTGGCAAAACTGCTCAAAGCGGGACCTTCGGAGCCAGCCGCCGGGCTCGAGCGGCAGCAAGCCCAGGTGCCTCCTAGCGGACAGCAGGGTTAACAGGTGGGCGCCAATACTGATGCTGTAGCTGCGGCAGCGGGCTCGGTATTCATCTGCACACAAGGCCCTCATTTTCTCCAAAAACAGCTCATGCATGTTTTGTGCCACTACACAATCATCGACCTGCATCCACAACTCCCCTGGACCGATAACGGTGGACCTGCCGACTTCTAAGAAGAAGTACTGCTCTGAGTGACCGCAGCGACGGATGCTCAGGAGCTGGACGAC
Coding sequences:
- the Irs4 gene encoding insulin receptor substrate 4 → MASSSFARDQATRRLRAAAAAAAAALAAVTTTPLLSSGTPTALIGTGSSCPGAMWLSTATGSRSDSESEEEDLPVGDEVCKRGYLRKQKHGHRRYFVLKLETADAPARLEYYENARKFRHSVRAAAAAAAAAASGAAVPALIPPRRVITLYQCFSVSQRADARYRHLIALFTQDEYFAMVAENESEQESWYLLLSRLILESKRRRCGTLGAQPDGEPAALAAAAAAEPPFYKDVWQVVVKPRGLGHRKELSGVFRLCLTDEEVVFVRLNTEVASVVVQLLSIRRCGHSEQYFFLEVGRSTVIGPGELWMQVDDCVVAQNMHELFLEKMRALCADEYRARCRSYSISIGAHLLTLLSARRHLGLLPLEPGGWLRRSRFEQFCHLRSIGDGEDEMLFTRRYVTPSEPLHPSRQGRLHLPRGRRSRRAVSVPASFLRRLAPSPVRAPHPEEDPNNRACEASGSNSGNSGRKGKEVKESQEGSEGDYMPMNNWGSGNGRGSGGGQGSSGQGSSSQSSRGNQCSGGRQGSGGGQGSSGGQGSGGQSGGGNQCSGDGQGTSGGHGSGGGQRPGGGPGSGGGQGPGDGHGTGGGKNSGGGKGSGSGKSSDGDGDLGKSLKKRSYFGKLTQSKQQQIPPPPPPPPPPPPAGTTSGKGKSGGRFRLYFCADRGATKESKEAKEVRDTETLEGAARGPHRARAFDEDEDDPYVPMRPGVAAPLASSSDYMPMAPQNVSASKKRHSQSPFEDSRGYMMMFPRVSPPPAPSPPKAPDPNKEDDSKDNDSDSDYMFMAPGAGAIPKNPRNPQGGSSSKSWSSYFSLPNPFQSSPLGQSDHSEYVPMLPGKFLGRGLDKEASSNWGPKDAPAKPSAEGSFSKPRDGESPSKPLDDGPPKEKAKRPNRLSFMIKGNKIKPKPQKPTQEQREADSSSDNVNIDFTKRDSNMSVPCAQGLPDSWGIIANPRRPAFSNYVNIEFGVPFPNPASRLSDLLRAIPGANPLSLDGARWPLRPLPPNATGSNANVPEGEYIEVIFNPAMTPAVPFADRAIRYDAETGRIYVVDPFSECCMDVSLSPSRSSEPPPVARLLQEEEQGRRRSQSPTPSFFAAARAIVSAFPTDSFQRDLNAAPSLAAAPAAAPTLAVGRALAAASALAAVPGIGAAAAGLEAAAGFDSASTRWFQPVANAAAAEPVRGAQDIAEGANPGVPDPAADLAGGMNAAGEAASAAAAAAPPPPPCHRLGPRPPEREDSEDEDEDDTYVRMDFARPDNKKFDSPKRGW